The sequence TTCTGTACTGTAACCTATCACTGCCTACGGTCGGCTCAGTCCTTCAATGCTTTCAGCAAATATTCCAGTACTCCTCCTCCTCCTCGAAAGTCACCGGTCTAGTCCCAATCTCACTAGAAGAAAATGTACATTTTCCCACACATTCGAATATAATCACCAAATCATACACTAAAATTCCAGTGTCTTAGTATCAACGGCCTATGCATTTCCATTTTTAATTTCTGCCTCAAGCTCATACTAATATAACTCGGACAAAAATGGAAATTAAACGCTCAGAAGAGTACAACTGCATTGCACAaacacaaattcaaaataatactGGTGGCATCAGTATAGAACGAAAGATGTAAAAATGAAGTAGATATCAAACTCGAAGAAGAAAATGAGCTCTTATAAGAcaattggtttctccaaagcaTTCTTCGTGAATAACTTATATATGCAACTAAGTTAAATTAACACATAGAGACCTCGTCTTCGTTGGCTGTACATATCCTAACTCCGGCCCCCAAGGAAACCAAGATCATAAAGCCACAAGTAAGAAAACGAAAAAGAGAGAACTACTTAATTAATAAGCCAAAACAGTTAAATATACTTGAAAATACTACTAGTGCTAGAATCACTGGACTACCAAACAAATTAGATTAAGAGCAACTACTGCTGCTAATGTTATGGGCTTAGTCTTTGAATATTGTGTTGGTCTTGCGGATATATCTTCATTGTACGTCTCATTGTCGCACCCATTTGTAGCGACCTTCCAATGGCTCCTCCTTTGCAAAGTCAAAGTTGTATCTGTTACCACAGGCAAATTCATGTATCGTGAATACTGTTTTCCGAGCtgaatagaaaatagaaaaaagagataaatgcgtaaaaaatgagagagaattaTTGTACTTTTCTGCAAATTGTTTATGGAGATCTTTCTCGGCTGCAACAAAAAACTCATCAAGCTCAGCCTCAGAGGGCATCTTTGCTTCTGTATTAGATCGACGGCAGCGACATTTAGCAAGTTGTTGTTGCGGTGTTGCCTCCAGTTTGTGAAGCTCAACTTTTAAATCGCTGGGTAGTATTGCCTCTCTACTGCAAAATGGCGCTTTGTTTTCAATAAAAacagtgaagaaaaagaaaagaatggtgGCACTGAAGTGGCGAATCTGAGAGACAATTGAAACGCCATGAAAGACATGGAATGCATTTTTACCTTTCTCTCAACTCTGAATTACTGGTTGCAATTTCCACACTGTCGTCCTCCTGGAAAATTCAAATATATCAGTCCGCCATCAATTTCAcaaaaatggcaaaaaaaaaaatgaattcaaCTGCAATTATTGAACGGCAAGACAATGCACTCCACTTATCAGACCGGAGCACAGTACTGTACATATTAAAGGAAGCAGAAAAATGGAACCGCGAAACAAGTAAAATTCACATACATCCAGATCTAAAAATTTCGAGCTTCCTTTTGTGGCATCGTTTGATTCATTATCTGCAAAGTTAGAACTCACAGCCGGTTTACACGAAACAGTAGTATTTCCCTGGGAAGTGAGCTCGCTCACTGGAGATAATTCTAAACTCGCCGGTGCAACTGAGACTCCAGAATCATGACTTCTAACACAAGCTACAGTAGTTGGTAACATCTCCAAATCGGCATCGCGCTTCTTCCTCTTCCTCGTCTCAGCCACCTCTAAAACCTCCCGTTCTCTTTTCATCTTCACCGCAACCTTCATAATCGCAACTTCTCCAATTCCCTTTCGACTTGCACTATCACTTTCgctaaaaaaatatgatatttaaatcAAATTCTAAGCATAAACTCCAACATGTCACAGAATTCTTCAATGGAAATGTATATCTGTGTTAATAGGACACAAATTCTTTGTTATATAAACTCGGGAGATTTGCAAACTCCAGAATAGTACGATTCTGACGGAGAATATCTTCTTTTGGTGGAGGCAGTATTGTGGGGAGAGAAGAAGTGTAAGAGAGGGtgatggtgataatgatgatgatgataggtATTCCATTTCAATGATTCCATGGCGTTTTGTATTATTGGTCGCTTACTActgtggtccaccattttgacggATTTTTTTCCTACCGTAACGGGATTCTGACAGCCACGTTAAGCGGATAAACACTCCGTGTacaagggtgtgtttggtatttacctaaaaaaaatggTTTCCTAGAGCATAAGTTGATTTCTGATTTGTAGTgtttgatataaaaaaaatattattttaaaagtatttatacGTAATTTAGCAAATAAATTATAGAGTGTGGAGCTTCCGAGCAGGGATGGTAAATGGGTAAGGGTTAGAGTTATTAGGTGAATGGGAGAACACAATAAACACAAAATAATACTTATATAACTTGTTTTTCCTAATTTCATtaagaaagttaatttttttatttttaaagaacttgGTTTactagagaaaaatatttttcaaaacaatttACCAAATCatgtattgaaaaataaatattttccttcttaccaaacacacccaaagAATATGAATAGAAAGACGCGGTGTAAATCGAtcggttcgattttatgtattatcgatTTTGTTTATAGGTTATCAGTTTTTAAATATTCTAAagcaataaccaaatcaataagatattttttatcactttttgatttatcgatttttagttcttaacagtttgattttcggtttaaccaataagaaaatatgcataaaataaaaataatagcaactaataagaaaagaaacaaatcatacttgcagcaaaaatctgaaataatgtgttttattttacaagaatctttaAGCTTGAAGTTTTCGAGAAATTGAATATGTTTGTGGAAtcaaaagagaaatatatatatatatatatatatatatatatattctaaccCAGTAAAGTGTAATTTGAAATATTCTTATTGGCTTATCGGTTACCCAATAATCCaataagaaaatttataaaactattaaaaaattgctaacccaataacaataaatcaacaACATTTTTATTGATTCGATTTATTGGTTGATTCGATTTTTTCACACCCCTGTTCAAGACTCAGGAGTAGAGATATTTGCCCAAAATGGTTAGAGATATTTGACGGAGAATAGTGGACGGACGTAATGTTTAATTGGCCATAATTGGTCTAACAGATAAGGTTAGTAATAGGAATGGACAAGAAGAATTAGATTCCAATAGTGACTGGTTTTAATTTAAGTTATCCCAAGCGTGTTTGGCTATTGATGGGATAGACAATAATATATTAGGAGATTATTTGAGATTCAAATTCTCTCTGAGTTAATTCTATCGTGGTctatactaaaataatttttgagattaaataatacatattaaCCAAATACACAGTCATGTTCATGCCATTTAGTATCCCCACCCAATCCCTTTTTTTCGTCCCAAATACATAAAGTAGtaaaaaggcttatttacatggGAAAAAAGCTGGCCAACTGATATATAGTACTCAAAATCTCCTATATACGTTCACAATGATCAAAACTTAGGCTTACTTGTGGGTGGACGACAACATTAACTAAATTAATCTAACTTCTGATGAATTGTAAATAAAGCTGACTAAGAGCCCGTACAGAATTATTGTTACAAAACTCCTAATTTgagaaacacttttataaaataattttttttaaaaaaaataatttgtgtttggtaaattcatttgaaaagtgcTTTTGATAAACAAATAGTATTTTAGTAATCTTTTTGAATAAGTGCTTTTTtgagataaataataaaaaaggacaTCAATCAATAGATctttattactaaaatcaattcatagagaaaatttattttaaatatatattataatatttttaattaatttttttgatatttgttatttgttatcttttctttTGGATATATTTTTACCGTGTCAATTCTAAAACTAAGTAACCACATTTATATACGTATACTACATGATAATaaacatttcaaataaaattgaatctgttatttgttatcttttttaaaaaaatatattttaattgtatcaaaatttactacgaataaacaatcatcatattcatatatatatatatatacacacacactatattgtaacaaatatgtcatttttcatgaattattaatttaaaattaaatattcaagaaaaaattacatGTGTTGTCAAAATATAATCTTGTAATCTGATTCATCTGTtaattgttatcattaataataaataataaaaaattatatatcctTTAGTCATCATTATCAATGATATtgttaaatttatttaaagaaagtgagtgaaaataaaataacaatacataaatcataaagaattatgcgtgaatatgaaatgtaaaattttaaaaatcaaacattaattaaacttaatatatatatatatatatttgtgtgtgtatcTGATAGGGATATTGttgtcataaaaaataattttctgtttctacttttactttttttgaaaagcagaaattTTCTGTTTTTTACCAGAAGCAGAAAAAAATGTTTctgcttattttttaaattgtaaaGGTAAATAAATATTACAAATAATATCTTATATATTCAATTTTAATGTAGTGAACTAAACccccaacaaaaaaaaattatattacttAATTCTACATAATTAATCTCTAGAATTCATGCATAACTTGGGTCATCAAACGAAATGCCaccttttaaatcttttaagctttaaccaaaaaaaaaaaatcttttaagctAATGATGGGACAAGTTAAGTTCTTGCACGTTTGGAGACATGcatgtttttctcatttttagcCACCGACAAGTGGAAATTAATGGTATTGGTTGGCTTAAGtctaaataagatgaaatataGTCTGGATTTGTTTCACTGGAGCCGATGATTTTCTCACGACAATTTCTCTATCTTCATGAGGTAATGATAAGACCTGCATACTTCTTCAAACAGAGGCGGAGCTAAGATTTCTGCTGagggaattcaaaatttgaagaaaaacttaCCGAAGGATTCAAcatttataatatacataaaaattgTTTTAATCATGTATTAATCGTATAATTTACCGTCGAAGAGGGTTTGGACGAACCCCTGTTACTAGGCTGGCTCCACCTCTGTCTCCAAACTTCACTTGTGGAATTTCAGTactcaatatatatgttgttgtACTACTGAGACCAGGAGctaaataaatgaattttgctAATGGATTATTTTCTGTTTTATCAATTTTAGTTTTTGCTTTTGGAAGCTACATATATTATAGTAGTATTCAAGCAAGTACACTCTTCGACTTTAATTTGCATGAAATTAAGTTGGTGAAGCACgatcaacaacaagaagaattttttttgtttggtttttcATCCGGTGTTCGTGTCCGTATTGAAGCTCTGACTAATCCGGATCGCGCATTGCAGGGTCTATTATGATGGCAGTATTCTCAATGTGGGTATCGAACACCAGAtgaaaaccaaaaaaacaaaaacaagaagttAATTCCATGTAtagcatttttctttaaagataCATGGTACACTAAGAAAAGTCGATACacataaaatcaaagtaaatttgaagcaataattaaatttgaatcgtggaaaatttttaaaataagttaagAGTGAGGTAAGTGCTGGATTATAAAGTGCTGGATTATAATGGAGATcacttcaaaaataagttttatattggagaaattaaaagtcagCTCAATTATCCCAAAATTTCTTATTTCCAACTAATAAAATTTTGAGTGGGCCATCAATTCTTTTGTCATATTTGACACCCTCCTCTTGAACATGTGGACTTTAAGAATTTTTTCTTCGTGAAACGACAAAAATAacacttaaaattaaaataattttataaaattagtacctaaatttaaaaattcagtAA comes from Capsicum annuum cultivar UCD-10X-F1 chromosome 2, UCD10Xv1.1, whole genome shotgun sequence and encodes:
- the LOC107860310 gene encoding cyclin-dependent kinase inhibitor 1, with product MKVAVKMKREREVLEVAETRKRKKRDADLEMLPTTVACVRSHDSGVSVAPASLELSPVSELTSQGNTTVSCKPAVSSNFADNESNDATKGSSKFLDLDEDDSVEIATSNSELRESREAILPSDLKVELHKLEATPQQQLAKCRCRRSNTEAKMPSEAELDEFFVAAEKDLHKQFAEKYNFDFAKEEPLEGRYKWVRQ